In Papaver somniferum cultivar HN1 chromosome 1, ASM357369v1, whole genome shotgun sequence, a genomic segment contains:
- the LOC113290428 gene encoding uncharacterized protein LOC113290428 isoform X2: MDELLKLSPSAAEYMMRENPEQWSRAFYDQSTSSEHTNNKFCESFNNMVNPMRDKPICTLGMMYGQLIMGMFYKRRAEADKLELGQLVPSVLNLIKKIENCTHHLRVNEAVYGRFYEVRNIETNTLFQVDIVKKTFTCVQWQLRGIPCIHVVCVLMDMRINYVDYCDKCYLVDALRATYAPEMGLLLCIEEWDEPEDMVVIIPPIDIRKPGRPCKKRKRAYDEGHTEKKVISCTICKSIGHNRRTCAGAPVGYNPKAKRQRTMVQGGSHSTSYPDSVELSTSRRARGGRRGRRGAASSSSVAASSSQPTNNFAPGASSSSTAGGRGSRGCRGARGGSGMQVHQTLSQSIAGVGGH, encoded by the exons ATGGATGAGCTGTTGAAGTTGTCCCCATCTGCTGCTGAGTATATGATGAGGGAAAATCCAGAACAATGGTCTAGGGCCTTCTATGACCAATCCACTAGTTCTGAGCACACTAACAATAAATTTTGTGAGTCCTTCAACAACATGGTTAACCCAATGAGAGACAAGCCCATATGTACTCTTGGAATGATGTATGGTCAACTCATCATGGGTATGTTTTataaaagaagagctgaggctgATAAGTTAGAGCTTGGACAGTTGGTGCCCAGTGTTTTGAATTTGATTAAGAAGATAGAAAACTGCACACATCACTTGAGAGTTAATGAAGCTGTCTATGGGAGGTTTTATGAGGTGAGGAACATTGAAACCAATACTCTGTTTCAAGTTGACATTGTTAAGAAGACTTTCACATGTGTTCAATGGCAACTTAGAGGAATCCCTTGCATACATGTTGTATGTGTATTGATGGATATGAGAATCAACTATGTTGA TTATTGTGACAAGTGTTATCTTGTTGATGCACTGAGAGCTACATATGCTCCTGAGATGGGTCTACTACTATGCATAGAAGAGTGGGATGAG CCAGAAGACATGGTGGTTATCATACCTCCTATTGACATCAGGAAACCAGGGAGGCCTTGCAAGAAAAGGAAAAGGGCTTATGATGAAGGTCACACTGAGAAGAAAGTAATAAGTTGTACCATATGCAAGTCAATTGGACACAACAGGAGAACATGTGCTGGTGCACCTGTTGGGTATAATCCAAAAGCAAAGAGGCAGAGAACCATGGTTCAAGGTGGATCTCACTCCACTTCTTATCCAGATTCAGTTGAGCTTAGTACCAGCAGGAGGGCTAGAGGAggaaggagaggaagaagaggagctgCATCATCTTCATCTGTTGCTGCATCATCATCTCAACCTACAAATAATTTTGCTCCTGgtgcatcatcatcttcaactgcAGGTGGCAGAGGTTCAAGAGGTTGTAGAGGTGCAAGAGGTGGCAGTGGAATGCAAGTACATCAAACACTGTCACAAAGCATTGCAGGTGTTGGTGGG CATTGA
- the LOC113290428 gene encoding uncharacterized protein LOC113290428 isoform X1, giving the protein MDELLKLSPSAAEYMMRENPEQWSRAFYDQSTSSEHTNNKFCESFNNMVNPMRDKPICTLGMMYGQLIMGMFYKRRAEADKLELGQLVPSVLNLIKKIENCTHHLRVNEAVYGRFYEVRNIETNTLFQVDIVKKTFTCVQWQLRGIPCIHVVCVLMDMRINYVDYCDKCYLVDALRATYAPEMGLLLCIEEWDEPEDMVVIIPPIDIRKPGRPCKKRKRAYDEGHTEKKVISCTICKSIGHNRRTCAGAPVGYNPKAKRQRTMVQGGSHSTSYPDSVELSTSRRARGGRRGRRGAASSSSVAASSSQPTNNFAPGASSSSTAGGRGSRGCRGARGGSGMQVHQTLSQSIAGVGGVSQTLTQTFTVPKPKGNDMHSKWATE; this is encoded by the exons ATGGATGAGCTGTTGAAGTTGTCCCCATCTGCTGCTGAGTATATGATGAGGGAAAATCCAGAACAATGGTCTAGGGCCTTCTATGACCAATCCACTAGTTCTGAGCACACTAACAATAAATTTTGTGAGTCCTTCAACAACATGGTTAACCCAATGAGAGACAAGCCCATATGTACTCTTGGAATGATGTATGGTCAACTCATCATGGGTATGTTTTataaaagaagagctgaggctgATAAGTTAGAGCTTGGACAGTTGGTGCCCAGTGTTTTGAATTTGATTAAGAAGATAGAAAACTGCACACATCACTTGAGAGTTAATGAAGCTGTCTATGGGAGGTTTTATGAGGTGAGGAACATTGAAACCAATACTCTGTTTCAAGTTGACATTGTTAAGAAGACTTTCACATGTGTTCAATGGCAACTTAGAGGAATCCCTTGCATACATGTTGTATGTGTATTGATGGATATGAGAATCAACTATGTTGA TTATTGTGACAAGTGTTATCTTGTTGATGCACTGAGAGCTACATATGCTCCTGAGATGGGTCTACTACTATGCATAGAAGAGTGGGATGAG CCAGAAGACATGGTGGTTATCATACCTCCTATTGACATCAGGAAACCAGGGAGGCCTTGCAAGAAAAGGAAAAGGGCTTATGATGAAGGTCACACTGAGAAGAAAGTAATAAGTTGTACCATATGCAAGTCAATTGGACACAACAGGAGAACATGTGCTGGTGCACCTGTTGGGTATAATCCAAAAGCAAAGAGGCAGAGAACCATGGTTCAAGGTGGATCTCACTCCACTTCTTATCCAGATTCAGTTGAGCTTAGTACCAGCAGGAGGGCTAGAGGAggaaggagaggaagaagaggagctgCATCATCTTCATCTGTTGCTGCATCATCATCTCAACCTACAAATAATTTTGCTCCTGgtgcatcatcatcttcaactgcAGGTGGCAGAGGTTCAAGAGGTTGTAGAGGTGCAAGAGGTGGCAGTGGAATGCAAGTACATCAAACACTGTCACAAAGCATTGCAGGTGTTGGTGGGGTGAGTCAAACACTGACTCAGACTTTTACAGTTCCTAAACCAAAAGGAAATGACATGCATTCCAAATGGGCTACTGAATGA